In a genomic window of Paramicrobacterium chengjingii:
- a CDS encoding ABC transporter ATP-binding protein — MTSQTQHFAPASGTYAPPQPAVQLENIVKTYGEGSGTVTALAGVSLQIPTASFTAIMGPSGSGKSTLMHLAAGLDVPTSGSVTLGGTDISRLRERQLTRFRRDHVGFVFQSYNLLPQLTIAQNITLPLLLGQHPVDTAWFDHVVRAVGIADLVGRRPQQLSGGQQQRAAIARALVTRPAAVFGDEPTGALDSRSARQVLALLRQAATDLQQTVVMVTHDPIAASYADRVVFLSDGRLAGSIDSPDIASITAHMAQWGE, encoded by the coding sequence ATGACTTCACAGACCCAGCATTTCGCTCCCGCCTCCGGCACCTACGCGCCGCCACAGCCCGCCGTTCAGCTTGAGAACATCGTCAAGACGTATGGCGAAGGCTCCGGCACCGTCACCGCACTCGCCGGGGTGTCCCTGCAGATTCCCACGGCTTCATTCACTGCGATCATGGGCCCCTCCGGCTCGGGCAAGAGCACACTGATGCACCTCGCGGCCGGGCTCGATGTTCCCACATCGGGTTCCGTCACACTCGGCGGCACCGACATCTCCCGATTGCGCGAACGGCAGCTCACACGCTTCCGCCGCGACCACGTCGGCTTCGTGTTCCAGTCGTACAACCTGTTACCGCAGCTCACGATCGCACAGAACATCACGCTTCCGCTGCTGCTGGGACAGCATCCGGTCGACACAGCCTGGTTCGACCACGTTGTGAGGGCCGTCGGCATCGCCGACCTTGTCGGTCGCCGACCGCAACAGCTCTCGGGAGGGCAACAGCAGCGCGCGGCCATCGCACGAGCGCTCGTCACCAGGCCCGCCGCCGTGTTCGGCGACGAGCCGACCGGTGCCCTCGACTCTCGGTCCGCCCGCCAGGTGCTCGCCCTGCTTCGGCAGGCAGCCACAGACCTGCAGCAGACCGTCGTGATGGTGACGCACGACCCGATCGCTGCCTCGTACGCCGATCGCGTCGTCTTTCTCTCTGATGGTCGGCTCGCCGGCTCCATCGATAGCCCCGACATCGCCAGCATCACCGCTCACATGGCGCAGTGGGGGGAGTGA
- a CDS encoding sensor histidine kinase encodes MPTASVSSLRPRWRAIAFIAVEAGWWLVGLFYLCAVLAVAPFLLLGIGWLAVPTLVEWLEQLADRARARAAGFSRSRAPERIRHGHRGLSFTERVALVTSSEFQRNAVWAVGHLILMPVVVVLGLGLPIGGLNNILAATYWWSVPTDDPVFAPFAVTSWPLAIAALGIGIAYAIIGWVILPALARRSASVTLAMLWPDRVNDMEQRIESLSRSRAAALDAHSSELRRIERELHDGAQNQLVGVVMMIGLAQRTMNDDPDKAASFLVQAQDAASDALTGLREMVHDIYPPVLDELGLSGAASTLTSRLGMPTTLDVSALKRAPAAVESAAYFVLAEALTNVAKYANASTVSVTLSTVSSSPEDTLIVQVDDDGRGGATVGAAGTGLGGVASRAEALGGTLSLSSPVGGPTQLKVELPCGF; translated from the coding sequence ATGCCCACAGCATCCGTCTCTTCCCTTCGACCACGATGGCGCGCCATCGCGTTCATCGCCGTCGAGGCCGGCTGGTGGCTTGTCGGACTCTTCTACCTCTGCGCTGTGCTCGCTGTCGCACCGTTTCTTCTGCTGGGAATCGGCTGGCTCGCGGTGCCGACGCTCGTCGAATGGCTCGAACAGCTGGCGGATCGGGCTCGTGCACGCGCAGCCGGCTTCTCTCGCTCGCGGGCGCCTGAACGCATCCGACATGGTCACCGAGGTCTGTCGTTCACGGAGCGCGTTGCTCTAGTGACGTCGTCAGAGTTTCAGCGCAACGCCGTGTGGGCTGTGGGCCACCTGATTCTCATGCCCGTTGTGGTCGTGCTCGGTCTTGGTCTGCCGATCGGTGGTCTCAACAACATTCTCGCGGCAACGTATTGGTGGAGCGTTCCGACCGACGATCCCGTCTTCGCGCCCTTCGCTGTGACCAGCTGGCCCTTGGCGATCGCCGCGCTCGGCATCGGCATCGCATACGCCATTATCGGCTGGGTCATTCTGCCGGCACTTGCCCGCCGATCCGCGAGCGTCACGCTGGCAATGCTCTGGCCCGACCGCGTCAACGACATGGAGCAGCGCATCGAGTCGCTCTCCCGCAGCCGGGCCGCGGCGCTCGATGCGCACTCGAGCGAGCTGCGCCGCATCGAACGCGAGCTGCACGACGGCGCCCAGAATCAGCTTGTCGGCGTCGTGATGATGATCGGGCTCGCCCAGCGGACGATGAACGACGATCCAGACAAAGCAGCGTCATTCCTGGTGCAGGCTCAGGATGCCGCCTCTGACGCCCTCACGGGTTTACGCGAGATGGTGCACGACATCTACCCGCCCGTGCTCGATGAGCTGGGGCTCTCGGGTGCCGCATCAACGTTGACAAGCAGACTCGGGATGCCGACGACTCTCGACGTGTCTGCGCTGAAACGCGCTCCGGCCGCCGTGGAGTCTGCCGCGTACTTCGTGCTGGCCGAGGCGCTGACGAACGTTGCCAAGTATGCCAACGCATCGACAGTCAGCGTGACGCTCAGCACTGTTTCGTCTTCTCCTGAAGACACGCTCATTGTGCAGGTCGACGACGACGGTCGCGGTGGGGCCACAGTCGGCGCAGCCGGCACCGGCCTCGGGGGCGTCGCCAGTCGCGCCGAGGCACTTGGCGGTACGCTCTCGTTGTCGAGCCCCGTTGGCGGGCCCACCCAACTGAAGGTCGAGTTGCCGTGCGGATTCTGA
- a CDS encoding response regulator yields the protein MRILIAEDNALLRAGLTMLVNGEGIEVAAAVDNPDDVLTAFDEHEVDGAVLDVRMPPTFTNEGLRAALEMRRRKPAFPVLVLSAYVEDTYAAKLLGDGASGVGYLLKERVGDVGEFVAALRRVVDGGTAMDPEVIAQLVSRRDADDPVRRLTPREREVLSLVAQGMGNAAISEQLVVTEAAVGKHIGNIFSKLDLAPHDAGHRRVLAALAYLRS from the coding sequence GTGCGGATTCTGATTGCCGAAGACAACGCTCTGCTGCGCGCAGGGCTGACGATGCTCGTGAACGGCGAGGGAATCGAGGTGGCGGCCGCCGTCGACAACCCCGACGATGTTCTGACGGCGTTCGACGAACACGAGGTAGACGGTGCCGTGCTCGACGTGCGGATGCCGCCGACATTCACAAACGAGGGGCTCAGAGCCGCGCTCGAGATGCGGCGCCGCAAACCCGCATTTCCTGTGCTCGTGCTCTCGGCGTATGTCGAAGACACGTATGCGGCAAAGCTGCTGGGCGATGGAGCATCCGGTGTCGGCTACCTACTGAAGGAACGCGTCGGCGACGTCGGCGAGTTCGTGGCTGCTCTGCGTCGCGTTGTGGACGGCGGTACGGCGATGGATCCCGAGGTGATCGCCCAACTGGTGAGCCGCCGCGATGCCGACGACCCCGTGCGACGGCTGACTCCCCGCGAGCGCGAGGTTCTGAGCCTCGTGGCGCAGGGTATGGGAAACGCAGCCATCTCAGAGCAGCTCGTAGTCACCGAAGCCGCCGTCGGCAAGCACATCGGCAACATCTTCTCGAAGCTCGACCTCGCTCCGCATGACGCAGGCCACCGCCGCGTGCTGGCAGCGCTCGCCTACCTGCGGTCGTAA
- a CDS encoding malate:quinone oxidoreductase, whose protein sequence is MEAMTSSQPVDVALIGGGIMSATLASLISQLEPTWKIEIFERLGDVAQESSNPWNNAGTGHSALCELNYMPRAKDGSVEPTKAVGINEQFQISRQYWSFLVEKGLITDPNTFINATPHMTFVRGEKDVDYLKRRYELLKEQPLFEGIEYSDDPKVINKWAPLLMQKRLKQDQPFAATWQPAGTDVDFGSLTHQLVDAATASGASLNLNTEVKSLKKQKDGTWLLKYKQRVGSTPGQLNARFVFVGAGGWALKLLQKSGIPEIKGYGVFPISGQFLRTDNPKIVEQHTTKVYSQAAVGAPPMSVPHFDARMVDGSPSLLFGPYAGFSPKFLKNGHIWDLVTQVRTHNLIPMLAVAKDNPDLIKYLLGELMASKSKRFESLKEFMPTAKQKDWYLITAGQRAQVMKKDADKGGVLQFGTEVISSADGSISGLLGASPGASTAVPIMLNILKRCFPAKSGEWEPKLREMIPTMGTTLNGDAVRVDEVLGETSEALNIGR, encoded by the coding sequence ATGGAAGCCATGACGTCTTCCCAGCCGGTCGATGTCGCCCTCATCGGGGGCGGCATCATGAGCGCCACCCTTGCCTCCCTGATTTCACAGCTTGAGCCCACCTGGAAGATCGAGATCTTCGAGCGGCTTGGCGACGTTGCCCAGGAGTCGTCGAACCCCTGGAACAACGCGGGCACGGGGCACTCAGCACTGTGCGAGCTCAATTACATGCCGCGCGCCAAAGACGGCTCGGTCGAGCCGACCAAGGCCGTGGGCATCAACGAGCAGTTTCAGATCAGCAGGCAGTACTGGAGTTTCCTCGTCGAAAAGGGGCTCATCACCGACCCCAACACGTTCATCAACGCTACGCCGCATATGACATTTGTGCGGGGCGAGAAAGACGTCGACTACCTTAAGCGGCGCTATGAGCTGCTCAAGGAGCAGCCGCTGTTCGAGGGCATCGAGTACTCGGACGACCCCAAGGTCATCAACAAATGGGCACCGCTGCTCATGCAGAAGCGACTCAAGCAAGACCAGCCCTTTGCCGCAACCTGGCAGCCAGCGGGCACTGACGTGGACTTCGGCTCGCTGACACACCAGCTTGTGGATGCTGCGACAGCATCCGGTGCCAGCCTCAATCTCAACACCGAGGTGAAGTCGCTGAAAAAGCAGAAAGACGGCACCTGGCTGCTGAAGTACAAGCAGCGTGTGGGCAGCACCCCGGGGCAGCTCAACGCCCGATTTGTTTTTGTCGGCGCGGGCGGATGGGCGCTCAAGCTGCTGCAGAAGTCGGGCATTCCCGAGATCAAGGGGTACGGCGTCTTCCCGATTTCGGGGCAGTTCTTGCGCACAGACAACCCGAAGATCGTAGAGCAGCACACAACGAAGGTGTACAGTCAGGCTGCCGTTGGCGCTCCGCCCATGTCGGTGCCGCACTTCGATGCGCGCATGGTTGATGGCAGCCCGAGTCTGCTTTTCGGCCCGTATGCGGGCTTCAGCCCCAAGTTCTTGAAGAACGGCCATATCTGGGACCTTGTTACGCAGGTGCGCACGCACAACCTCATTCCGATGCTGGCCGTCGCGAAAGACAACCCCGATCTCATCAAGTATCTGCTCGGTGAGCTGATGGCGAGCAAGAGCAAGCGGTTCGAATCGCTCAAGGAATTCATGCCGACCGCGAAGCAGAAGGACTGGTACCTGATCACGGCCGGTCAGCGCGCGCAGGTGATGAAGAAGGATGCCGACAAGGGCGGCGTTCTGCAGTTCGGTACGGAGGTCATCTCGAGTGCAGACGGCTCAATCTCGGGCCTGCTCGGGGCCTCGCCCGGGGCATCCACGGCCGTGCCGATCATGCTGAACATTCTTAAGCGCTGCTTCCCCGCGAAGTCGGGGGAGTGGGAACCCAAGCTGCGCGAAATGATTCCCACCATGGGAACCACGCTCAACGGTGACGCCGTACGCGTCGACGAGGTGCTGGGTGAGACCTCAGAGGCGCTCAACATCGGTCGCTGA
- a CDS encoding SulP family inorganic anion transporter encodes MRSLRALLPQWRDYRELPRSWRRDVVAGVTVGIVALPLALAFGVSSGAGAESGLITAIIAGVVAAVFGGSNVQVSGPTGAMVVVLGPVIAVHGVGALALVCLLAGLIVLVAGLLRLGAAVSYIPWPVIEGFTLGIAVIIFLQQVPAALGAEPGPSNNAFVAALESVGTVNLADLWWPLIIAVLVAVIMIVSPKAHAALPGSIIAIIVVALGATLLNLPVATIGELPASLPAPTLPAWDSAMVLTLLGPAFTIAALAAIESLLSARVAASISDTGPYDADRELIGQGLASVAAGCFGGMPATGAIARTAVNIRSGARTRLAAIVHTLVLLLVVYVASNVVATIPLAALSGVLMVTSARMISLATVRTILGSTRSDAVVFTLTALVTVSVDLIYAVGVGVLAAAFFTLRRLAKSAGVHREELPLPVHPADERIALFRLDGALFFGAAERVLARVNSIQDVSVVILRLSKLQVLDATGAQVLTELVHMLERRGVTVLIKGIPPEHIALATRVGVIASLRHHKHLFTDLEGAVDHARSHVRRSRDADASASTR; translated from the coding sequence ATGCGGTCTTTGCGTGCGCTGTTGCCCCAGTGGCGGGACTATCGGGAGCTTCCGAGATCGTGGCGGCGCGATGTGGTGGCCGGCGTCACAGTCGGAATCGTCGCTCTTCCACTGGCACTCGCCTTCGGGGTCAGCTCGGGAGCGGGCGCAGAAAGCGGCTTGATCACCGCGATCATCGCCGGTGTCGTGGCCGCAGTATTCGGCGGGTCGAATGTGCAGGTGTCGGGACCAACGGGCGCGATGGTTGTCGTGCTGGGTCCGGTCATTGCCGTCCATGGGGTCGGTGCGCTCGCCCTCGTGTGTCTTCTCGCTGGGCTGATCGTGCTGGTGGCGGGATTGCTCAGGCTCGGCGCCGCTGTCTCGTATATTCCGTGGCCGGTGATCGAGGGGTTCACCCTCGGCATCGCTGTCATCATCTTTCTGCAGCAGGTTCCCGCCGCACTGGGCGCGGAGCCTGGGCCGAGCAACAACGCTTTCGTCGCTGCCCTCGAATCGGTAGGCACCGTCAATCTCGCAGATCTCTGGTGGCCCCTGATCATCGCTGTGCTGGTCGCAGTGATCATGATCGTCAGCCCCAAGGCTCACGCGGCGCTCCCCGGATCGATCATTGCAATCATCGTTGTCGCTCTCGGCGCCACACTGTTGAACCTTCCGGTAGCGACGATCGGGGAACTTCCCGCTTCACTTCCCGCGCCTACCCTTCCGGCATGGGACAGCGCGATGGTCCTCACTCTTCTCGGCCCCGCGTTCACGATTGCTGCACTGGCCGCGATCGAGTCGCTTCTTTCGGCACGGGTTGCCGCATCCATCTCTGACACCGGGCCGTACGATGCGGACCGGGAGTTGATCGGTCAGGGTCTCGCGTCCGTCGCAGCAGGGTGCTTCGGGGGCATGCCTGCGACAGGCGCGATCGCCCGCACCGCCGTCAATATTCGCTCCGGGGCACGCACAAGACTTGCGGCGATTGTGCACACCCTCGTCTTGCTTCTCGTCGTATACGTCGCCAGCAACGTTGTCGCCACCATTCCTCTCGCCGCGCTCTCTGGCGTGTTGATGGTCACGTCGGCGCGAATGATCTCTCTTGCGACGGTGCGCACGATCCTCGGTTCCACACGGTCGGATGCTGTTGTGTTTACGCTCACTGCGCTGGTCACAGTGAGCGTGGATCTGATCTATGCGGTCGGGGTGGGCGTTCTCGCTGCAGCATTCTTCACTTTGCGCCGTCTTGCGAAGTCCGCGGGTGTGCATCGCGAGGAGCTGCCTCTGCCCGTTCATCCTGCAGATGAGCGCATCGCCCTGTTCCGGCTCGATGGGGCTTTGTTCTTCGGCGCTGCCGAGCGCGTGCTTGCCCGGGTGAACAGCATCCAAGACGTCTCAGTGGTCATTTTGCGTCTGTCCAAACTGCAGGTTCTCGACGCCACCGGCGCCCAGGTGCTTACGGAGCTCGTTCATATGCTTGAACGACGCGGTGTCACCGTGCTCATCAAGGGCATCCCTCCTGAGCACATTGCTCTCGCGACACGTGTCGGTGTCATCGCCTCGCTTCGACATCACAAGCACCTCTTCACCGATCTGGAAGGCGCGGTCGATCATGCCCGAAGTCACGTACGCCGAAGCCGTGATGCCGATGCGAGCGCCTCAACACGGTGA
- a CDS encoding ArsR/SmtB family transcription factor: MMDSSSGGKLEDRNWDAQRPLYEVKANLFKGLSHPVRVRVLELLCAQPETSVSELLEDTGLEASHLSQHLSVLRRHHLVVAERRGSLVFYRIAFPQVADFLLVARHLLTEVLQQNQQQLMSTIELPDVPLAHTQ; this comes from the coding sequence ATGATGGATTCATCAAGTGGAGGAAAATTGGAGGACAGAAACTGGGACGCGCAGCGACCCTTGTATGAGGTGAAGGCGAACCTCTTCAAAGGGCTGTCTCATCCGGTGCGAGTGCGGGTTCTGGAATTACTCTGCGCGCAGCCGGAGACCTCGGTATCTGAATTGCTGGAAGATACTGGGCTTGAAGCGTCGCATCTCTCGCAGCACCTGTCGGTCTTGCGCAGGCACCACTTGGTTGTCGCGGAGCGCCGGGGCAGCCTCGTTTTCTACCGGATCGCGTTTCCGCAGGTCGCCGACTTCCTTCTCGTTGCTCGGCATCTGCTCACCGAGGTGCTGCAACAGAATCAGCAGCAGCTGATGTCAACTATCGAGCTGCCGGATGTTCCCCTGGCACATACTCAATGA
- a CDS encoding DUF4012 domain-containing protein: protein MGSRAVSKPLYKRAVLWVPIICVLVLALVAVVVCGFLVAKQALAVRDSLNKALPLVSTIQEHVTSGDIEAAKSSVSDLEKYTEQARSDTGGFLWDIGEGVPVLGNNLVAVRTTAEVADSLATKVVKPLSQFSLDDLKPVDGKINVDQISALGETVTNALEATTTSQKRFDSLNRDGLVDQITSAMDKIEPKLTEVSDLLGAAKQATDVLPAALGADGPRNYLMLFQNNAEARGTGGNPASILLVNVTDGAITIADQASSRDFTNGGPELITDIDEQTLKLYGDKIGRYMMDMTLTPDFTTTADIATAWWGTYSDMKIDGVMSLDPVALSYLLKATGPIELETGDTLTSENAVSLLLNETYFRYEDPDMQDLFFAAAAGSIFDALTQGDLDIKELITQLTVVIDQGRLLYSSSDDAENALFAGTRVAGALPESNADDNVAGVYINDTTGSKMDFYMNMTIGAEQTCTADAASTAATVTLSNILDPAKADSLPDYIQGPYYKHGRIATDVVLYAPVGQTIENVTVNGKTVTPNYSGEHLGRSVAKISVTTDPGTQTVIGYTLTGGADADAAPLDFWHTPMVRETPVDVARCKA, encoded by the coding sequence GTGGGAAGCAGAGCTGTTTCGAAGCCGTTGTATAAGCGGGCTGTTCTGTGGGTGCCCATCATCTGCGTGCTCGTTCTTGCCCTGGTGGCGGTTGTTGTGTGCGGGTTTCTCGTGGCCAAGCAGGCTCTCGCCGTGCGCGACAGTCTCAACAAGGCGCTTCCGCTTGTCTCGACCATTCAAGAGCACGTGACATCAGGCGATATCGAGGCCGCCAAGAGCTCTGTGTCTGATCTCGAGAAGTACACCGAGCAGGCGCGCAGCGACACGGGCGGATTTCTCTGGGACATCGGCGAAGGCGTGCCCGTGCTCGGCAACAACCTCGTGGCCGTGCGCACAACGGCAGAAGTCGCCGACTCCCTCGCCACCAAGGTCGTGAAGCCGCTCTCGCAGTTCTCGCTCGACGACCTGAAGCCGGTTGACGGCAAGATCAACGTTGACCAGATCTCGGCGCTCGGTGAAACAGTGACGAATGCGCTCGAGGCGACGACGACATCGCAAAAGCGCTTCGATTCCCTCAACCGCGACGGTCTCGTCGACCAGATCACATCGGCAATGGACAAGATCGAGCCCAAGCTCACCGAGGTCTCCGATCTGCTGGGGGCGGCGAAGCAGGCAACGGACGTGCTGCCTGCGGCGCTCGGCGCCGACGGACCACGCAACTACCTCATGCTCTTCCAGAACAACGCAGAAGCGCGCGGAACGGGCGGAAACCCGGCATCCATTCTTCTTGTGAATGTCACGGACGGCGCCATCACGATTGCAGACCAGGCATCGAGTCGCGACTTCACAAACGGCGGCCCAGAGCTCATCACCGACATTGACGAGCAGACGCTCAAGCTCTATGGCGACAAGATCGGTCGCTACATGATGGATATGACGCTGACCCCCGACTTCACGACGACGGCGGACATCGCCACGGCCTGGTGGGGGACGTACAGTGACATGAAGATCGACGGGGTGATGTCTCTCGACCCCGTTGCTCTCAGCTATCTTCTCAAGGCGACAGGGCCCATTGAGCTCGAGACCGGGGACACGCTCACATCAGAGAACGCTGTATCGCTGCTGCTGAACGAAACGTACTTTCGCTACGAAGACCCCGACATGCAAGACCTCTTCTTCGCCGCCGCTGCCGGGTCGATCTTCGATGCGCTCACGCAGGGCGATCTCGACATCAAGGAGCTGATCACCCAGCTCACCGTCGTCATCGACCAGGGCCGGTTGCTCTACTCGAGCTCAGACGATGCAGAGAACGCGCTGTTCGCAGGCACCCGCGTCGCGGGCGCCCTTCCCGAGTCCAACGCTGACGACAACGTCGCGGGCGTGTACATCAACGACACCACGGGGTCGAAGATGGACTTCTACATGAACATGACCATCGGCGCGGAGCAGACCTGCACGGCCGATGCCGCATCGACAGCCGCGACGGTGACGCTGTCGAACATTCTTGATCCGGCGAAGGCCGATTCACTTCCCGACTACATTCAGGGGCCGTATTACAAGCACGGCCGCATCGCGACCGACGTCGTGCTCTATGCGCCTGTCGGGCAGACGATCGAAAACGTCACGGTGAACGGCAAGACCGTCACGCCCAATTACTCGGGCGAACACCTCGGTCGCAGCGTGGCAAAGATCTCGGTGACGACCGACCCGGGCACGCAGACAGTGATCGGCTACACGCTGACGGGAGGGGCGGATGCTGACGCGGCACCGCTCGACTTCTGGCACACGCCGATGGTGCGCGAGACTCCCGTCGACGTCGCCCGCTGTAAAGCTTGA
- a CDS encoding ATP-binding protein — MTDENFIDVIALAVDADPDNLALREDFITLLLEEDPARAAEQVDEYAARGGASQKVGLLRARATAARLRAPGIGPTQNTPRPTPVEPEIEDDEVEDEQAYPDASVWGAERPRVTLNDVAGLADVKKHLDQTFLAPLRNPEMAAAFGQTPGGSLLMYGPPGCGKTFIARAIAGDLGANFIHVTLADLLSKWLGESERAIQSVFRDARASAPCVIFFDEFDALGGRRSSGGGASATMRTILTQLLEELDGVRSTNDGVYFLAATNRPWDIDGALRRPGRIDKTVLVLPPDAVARAAIIQNALEGKPADNVDSIEVAAATDGFSGADLSHLTGSALQQAMSESMSSGNLVPVTTKSLIQIAKGITPSTATWFDQVAPVLEYGVDDGTFDQLRAYRVARGMR, encoded by the coding sequence ATGACCGACGAAAACTTCATTGACGTGATCGCTCTCGCGGTCGACGCAGACCCTGACAATCTCGCGCTGCGCGAGGACTTCATCACGCTCCTGCTGGAGGAGGACCCGGCTCGCGCTGCCGAGCAGGTCGATGAGTACGCCGCTCGCGGGGGCGCATCTCAGAAAGTGGGTCTGCTGCGTGCGCGTGCGACGGCCGCCCGCTTGCGTGCTCCCGGAATCGGCCCGACGCAGAACACGCCGAGGCCCACCCCCGTCGAACCCGAGATCGAGGACGACGAGGTAGAGGACGAGCAAGCGTATCCAGACGCCTCGGTGTGGGGAGCCGAACGCCCGCGCGTGACGCTCAACGACGTCGCGGGTCTCGCCGACGTCAAGAAGCACCTCGACCAGACGTTCCTCGCACCGCTGCGCAACCCCGAGATGGCAGCCGCGTTCGGGCAGACCCCGGGCGGGTCGCTGCTAATGTACGGTCCGCCCGGCTGCGGTAAGACGTTTATCGCTCGTGCGATCGCCGGTGACCTGGGGGCGAACTTCATTCATGTGACCCTGGCAGATCTGCTCAGCAAGTGGCTCGGCGAGAGCGAGCGCGCCATCCAAAGCGTGTTCCGCGACGCACGCGCGAGCGCGCCATGCGTGATTTTCTTCGACGAATTCGATGCCCTCGGCGGGCGACGCTCATCTGGTGGCGGGGCATCCGCGACCATGCGCACGATTCTCACACAGCTGCTCGAAGAGCTCGACGGCGTGCGCAGCACCAACGACGGCGTGTACTTCCTCGCCGCGACGAACCGCCCATGGGACATTGACGGGGCGCTGCGGCGCCCGGGTCGCATCGACAAGACGGTGCTTGTGCTTCCACCGGATGCTGTCGCACGGGCCGCGATCATCCAGAACGCGCTTGAAGGCAAGCCAGCAGACAACGTCGATTCCATCGAGGTAGCGGCGGCAACCGACGGGTTCTCCGGTGCCGATCTCAGTCACCTGACTGGCTCAGCGCTGCAACAGGCCATGTCGGAGTCGATGAGCAGCGGAAACCTCGTGCCCGTCACGACGAAGAGCCTGATTCAGATCGCGAAAGGCATTACGCCGTCGACAGCCACCTGGTTCGACCAGGTTGCGCCCGTGCTCGAATACGGCGTCGACGACGGCACCTTCGACCAGCTGAGAGCCTACCGAGTCGCACGGGGAATGCGATGA
- a CDS encoding tetratricopeptide repeat protein — protein MNDEATYTDRDRELAWDLYDAQPTNAKIEELAYRVLSNEPWRTGMLILLADHYAARRRTDDARQKYEEVMGRRDQYFANAAAALRDLELSARNYSRALELAIVAVEEDSELWFNHMQLGNAMAACGDFEAGWDLMDDAVAMCGRTMPDMVGTALAAQITRLAEGFAPPERQIPVAQAAIEADPANVWASEMLGWSYLLQYRFDDAENLALRLLREDPQNELMHTLLSLARKYRTTVYENELPPEKVRAAGLIEIAWRHQNDVERGLDLESALTSLEKVLPDDIRATLRDPADPAEATKLTRVVRTIALWHDGQTPGTGAVWDTDEPFRLMTTAELNELDAAIDAEPAAHPEWPEDEMWDQVLTDDRGAYLAIVGFGRLVRRERDRDDVVVADSIADWVWDRVAALGGHDPRPKRPALTVHP, from the coding sequence ATGAACGACGAGGCGACGTACACAGACCGCGACCGCGAGCTCGCGTGGGATCTCTACGACGCCCAGCCGACGAACGCGAAGATTGAGGAGCTCGCGTATCGTGTGCTCTCCAATGAGCCCTGGCGAACCGGCATGTTGATTCTCCTCGCCGACCATTACGCTGCACGACGACGCACAGACGACGCACGGCAAAAGTACGAAGAGGTGATGGGGCGGCGCGATCAGTACTTCGCGAACGCCGCCGCGGCACTGCGCGACCTCGAGCTCAGCGCCCGGAACTATTCGCGGGCGCTAGAACTGGCGATCGTCGCCGTCGAAGAGGACTCCGAGCTGTGGTTTAACCACATGCAGCTCGGCAATGCGATGGCTGCGTGCGGAGACTTCGAGGCAGGTTGGGATCTTATGGACGACGCGGTCGCCATGTGCGGCCGCACTATGCCCGACATGGTGGGAACGGCGTTGGCCGCGCAGATCACTCGTCTTGCCGAGGGCTTTGCCCCGCCGGAACGGCAGATCCCCGTCGCACAGGCAGCGATCGAAGCGGATCCCGCGAACGTCTGGGCCTCAGAGATGCTCGGCTGGTCGTATCTGCTTCAGTATCGCTTCGATGACGCCGAGAATCTTGCGCTTCGGCTACTCCGTGAAGATCCGCAAAATGAGTTGATGCATACGTTGCTCTCCTTAGCCCGCAAGTACCGCACGACCGTCTACGAGAACGAGCTGCCTCCAGAAAAGGTGCGCGCCGCCGGACTCATCGAAATCGCGTGGCGTCATCAGAATGACGTGGAGCGAGGACTGGATCTCGAATCCGCACTCACCTCTCTCGAGAAGGTGCTTCCGGACGATATCCGTGCGACGCTTCGCGATCCTGCGGATCCGGCGGAGGCTACAAAGCTGACCCGTGTGGTGCGAACAATCGCTCTATGGCATGACGGGCAGACTCCCGGCACTGGCGCGGTGTGGGACACCGATGAGCCGTTCCGTCTGATGACCACTGCGGAGCTCAACGAGCTCGATGCGGCGATCGATGCTGAGCCTGCTGCGCATCCGGAATGGCCCGAAGACGAAATGTGGGATCAGGTATTGACTGACGACCGTGGCGCGTACCTTGCCATCGTCGGCTTCGGCCGGCTCGTTCGGCGCGAGCGTGATCGTGACGATGTGGTCGTCGCCGACAGTATTGCCGACTGGGTGTGGGACCGTGTCGCGGCCCTCGGAGGTCACGACCCGCGACCGAAGCGCCCTGCCCTCACCGTGCACCCCTGA